A single window of Actinoallomurus bryophytorum DNA harbors:
- the rplS gene encoding 50S ribosomal protein L19, which produces MHTLIQEIENAAKRSDVPDFRPGDTLKVHVRVTEGTRSRIQVFQGVVIRRQGGGARETFTVRKVSYSVGVERTFPLNSPSIDKIEIVTRGDVRRAKLYYLRDLRGKAARIKEKRDN; this is translated from the coding sequence ATGCACACCCTGATCCAGGAGATCGAGAACGCCGCGAAGCGGTCGGATGTACCGGACTTTCGCCCGGGTGACACGCTCAAGGTTCACGTGCGCGTGACAGAGGGCACCCGCAGCCGTATCCAGGTCTTCCAGGGCGTGGTCATCCGGCGTCAGGGCGGTGGCGCTCGCGAGACCTTCACCGTTCGCAAGGTGAGCTACAGCGTGGGCGTGGAGCGGACCTTCCCGCTCAACAGCCCCTCGATCGACAAGATCGAGATCGTCACCCGCGGCGACGTCCGGCGCGCCAAGCTCTACTACCTGCGCGACCTCCGCGGCAAGGCCGCACGCATCAAGGAAAAGCGCGACAACTGA
- a CDS encoding RNA-binding protein yields the protein MLEEALEHLVRGIVENPDEVQVRARRLRNGRVLEVRVHPDDLGKVIGRNGRTAKALRTVVSAIAGGRYVRVDLLDLNEAR from the coding sequence GTGCTCGAGGAGGCGCTCGAGCACTTGGTGCGCGGCATCGTCGAAAACCCGGACGAGGTCCAGGTACGGGCGCGCCGCCTTCGTAACGGCAGGGTCCTGGAAGTACGCGTGCACCCCGATGACCTGGGCAAGGTCATCGGGCGTAACGGCCGTACCGCCAAGGCCCTGCGCACCGTGGTGAGCGCCATCGCCGGAGGTCGCTACGTCCGCGTCGACCTGCTCGACCTCAACGAGGCGCGCTAG
- a CDS encoding ribonuclease HII, whose translation MHIDVRAHRPRGLTPRRDAGLYAYERVLERAGFGPVAGVDEAGRGACAGPLVVAAVVLAPARRGRLEGLADSKLLTAKRREQLYEEITATASAWSALIVSREEIDRIGLHRCNIAGMRRALAGLNMVPGYVLTDGFRVPGLVVPGLPVPKGDRVAACVAAASIVAKVTRDRIMVELHEQYPDYGFAVHKGYVTRAHTAALTEHGPCPEHRHSFINVARAANGETGQTTVVAGTTEEEDAPITGETDWDASEYEDTAGRADVA comes from the coding sequence GTGCACATCGATGTCCGGGCTCATCGACCTCGTGGTCTCACTCCCCGGCGCGACGCCGGGTTGTATGCCTATGAGCGGGTGCTCGAACGCGCCGGGTTCGGCCCTGTCGCCGGGGTGGACGAGGCAGGACGAGGTGCGTGTGCGGGGCCGCTCGTGGTCGCCGCGGTCGTGCTCGCTCCGGCGCGCCGGGGCCGCCTTGAGGGGCTGGCCGACTCCAAGCTGCTCACCGCGAAGCGCAGGGAGCAGCTGTACGAGGAGATCACTGCCACGGCGTCGGCGTGGAGTGCGTTGATCGTGTCGAGGGAGGAGATCGACCGGATCGGCCTGCACCGGTGCAACATCGCCGGGATGCGCAGAGCACTGGCGGGTCTGAACATGGTGCCCGGGTACGTGCTCACGGACGGGTTCCGCGTACCCGGCCTGGTCGTACCGGGCCTGCCGGTACCCAAGGGGGACCGGGTCGCCGCGTGCGTCGCCGCCGCCTCGATCGTGGCGAAAGTGACACGAGACCGGATCATGGTCGAGCTTCACGAGCAGTACCCGGACTACGGTTTCGCCGTGCACAAGGGATATGTCACGCGTGCGCACACTGCGGCGCTTACCGAACACGGTCCATGTCCTGAACACCGTCACTCGTTCATCAACGTGGCGCGAGCGGCGAACGGGGAAACCGGGCAGACGACCGTGGTTGCCGGAACCACGGAGGAAGAAGATGCTCCCATCACTGGGGAAACTGATTGGGACGCGTCAGAGTATGAAGATACCGCCGGCCGGGCGGACGTCGCCTGA
- a CDS encoding DUF2469 domain-containing protein translates to MSAEDLEKYETEMELQLYREYRDVVGLFAYVVETERRFYLTNTVDLQVRSTENGEVFFEVTMQDAWVWDMYRPARFVKSVRVVTFKDVNVEELAKSDLELPES, encoded by the coding sequence ATGAGCGCAGAGGATCTCGAAAAATACGAGACTGAGATGGAGCTCCAGCTCTATCGCGAATACCGCGACGTCGTCGGCCTGTTCGCGTATGTCGTGGAGACCGAGCGCCGTTTCTACCTGACCAACACGGTCGACCTGCAGGTGCGCAGCACCGAAAACGGCGAGGTCTTCTTCGAGGTCACCATGCAGGATGCCTGGGTGTGGGACATGTACCGCCCTGCCCGCTTCGTCAAGAGCGTTCGTGTCGTGACCTTCAAGGACGTCAACGTCGAAGAACTCGCCAAGAGCGATCTCGAACTCCCCGAGAGCTGA
- the rimM gene encoding ribosome maturation factor RimM (Essential for efficient processing of 16S rRNA): MLLVVGRVGRAHGIRGEVSVEIRTDDPDARFAPGSSLATEDIGPLTVETVRTHADRLLVRFAGIEDRSAAETLRGVLLLVDSSEVPPTADPDEFHDHELIGLAAVTADGADLGEIVDVEHHGQDLLVLRRTAGGDALVPFVSAIVTDVDVPGGRVVLDPPPGLLE, from the coding sequence ATGCTGCTCGTGGTCGGCCGCGTCGGCCGCGCGCACGGCATTCGTGGCGAGGTGAGCGTGGAGATACGCACCGATGACCCCGACGCGCGATTCGCGCCGGGGTCATCGCTTGCCACCGAGGACATCGGCCCGCTGACGGTCGAGACGGTGCGCACACACGCCGATCGCCTGCTGGTGCGCTTCGCCGGCATCGAGGACCGTTCGGCCGCGGAGACACTGCGCGGCGTCCTGCTGCTCGTCGACTCCTCCGAGGTTCCGCCGACCGCCGATCCCGACGAGTTCCACGATCACGAGCTCATCGGCCTGGCCGCGGTGACCGCGGACGGCGCCGATCTCGGTGAGATCGTGGACGTCGAGCACCACGGCCAGGATCTGCTGGTGCTGCGCCGTACGGCGGGCGGCGACGCCCTGGTGCCGTTCGTCAGCGCGATCGTCACCGACGTCGACGTGCCCGGCGGCCGGGTCGTCCTCGACCCTCCGCCCGGCCTGCTCGAGTGA
- a CDS encoding YifB family Mg chelatase-like AAA ATPase encodes MALARTRAVALFGVDGQIVDVEAAITNGVPGLHLVGLPDTALSEARDRVRAAILHSGENWPNRHVTVSLFPASLPKRGSGFDIAIAVAVLGAGEALPTDACAGLVMIGELGLDGRIRPVSGVLPAVLAAADSGADTVIVAKGNAAEASLVPDVKVVAVGSLRALLARLRDLPPPEDPDDEADVEGPAPHTDGLAARSKARRGDLDLADVRGQAEGRKILEVSAAGGHHVCFMGPPGCGKTMLAERLPTLLPDLERGAALEVTAIHSVAGTLPAGQPLITRPPFQAPHHTASRAALVGGGSARMIQPGAASLAHRGILFLDEGPEFGGGVLDALRQPLEEGEVVIARSGATARFPARFTMLLAANPCPCAAPKVRDCSCAPSVRRRYLARLSGPLLDRVDLKSRLKEVTRAELRYDLELAESSEVVAERVLTARDRTRRRLADTPWRTNAEIPGRELRRRFAPPGQALATLDRPLADGRLSARGLDRVVRVAWTLTDLIGKEGPTTDEINQALALWEGRT; translated from the coding sequence ATGGCGCTCGCCCGCACCCGGGCCGTGGCCCTCTTCGGCGTGGACGGCCAGATCGTCGACGTGGAGGCCGCGATCACCAACGGTGTCCCCGGTCTCCATCTGGTCGGTCTTCCGGACACGGCGCTCAGCGAGGCGCGCGACCGGGTACGCGCGGCGATTCTGCACAGTGGCGAAAACTGGCCCAATCGCCACGTGACCGTGAGCCTCTTCCCTGCCAGCCTGCCCAAGCGAGGAAGTGGCTTCGACATCGCAATCGCCGTCGCCGTCCTCGGAGCGGGCGAGGCGTTGCCGACCGACGCCTGCGCGGGTCTGGTGATGATCGGAGAGCTCGGTCTCGACGGCCGGATCCGTCCCGTGTCCGGTGTCCTGCCCGCGGTGCTCGCCGCGGCTGACAGCGGAGCCGACACAGTGATCGTCGCGAAGGGCAACGCCGCCGAGGCGTCCTTGGTACCCGACGTCAAGGTGGTCGCGGTGGGATCGCTGCGCGCCCTGCTTGCCCGGCTGCGCGACCTGCCCCCGCCCGAGGATCCCGATGACGAGGCCGACGTGGAGGGCCCCGCGCCCCACACCGATGGGCTGGCCGCACGTTCCAAGGCCCGGCGCGGCGACCTCGACCTCGCCGACGTCCGCGGACAGGCCGAGGGGCGCAAGATCCTGGAGGTCAGCGCAGCCGGAGGGCATCACGTCTGCTTCATGGGCCCACCCGGCTGCGGCAAGACAATGCTCGCCGAACGCCTCCCCACGCTGCTCCCCGATCTCGAACGCGGCGCGGCGCTCGAGGTCACCGCGATCCACTCGGTCGCCGGCACACTCCCCGCAGGACAGCCTCTGATCACCCGTCCGCCGTTCCAGGCACCGCACCACACGGCGTCGCGAGCGGCCCTGGTCGGCGGCGGCAGCGCCCGGATGATCCAGCCAGGGGCCGCATCCCTCGCACATCGGGGCATCTTGTTCCTGGACGAGGGCCCGGAGTTCGGCGGCGGCGTCCTCGACGCGTTACGCCAGCCGCTGGAGGAGGGCGAGGTCGTGATCGCCCGTTCGGGCGCGACCGCCCGCTTCCCCGCGCGGTTCACGATGCTCCTCGCGGCCAACCCGTGCCCGTGCGCGGCCCCGAAGGTACGTGACTGCAGCTGCGCGCCATCGGTACGGCGCCGATACCTCGCCCGGCTGTCCGGACCGCTGCTCGACCGTGTCGATCTCAAGTCCCGGCTGAAAGAGGTGACACGTGCCGAGCTCCGCTACGACCTCGAACTCGCCGAGTCCAGCGAGGTCGTCGCCGAGCGGGTGCTCACCGCGAGAGACCGCACCCGCAGACGCCTTGCCGACACCCCGTGGCGCACCAACGCGGAAATCCCCGGCCGCGAACTACGGCGCAGGTTCGCCCCACCCGGACAGGCCCTGGCGACACTCGACCGCCCACTCGCCGACGGACGCCTGAGCGCCCGCGGCCTGGACCGTGTGGTCCGCGTCGCCTGGACCCTCACGGACCTCATCGGCAAGGAAGGACCCACCACCGACGAGATCAACCAGGCACTGGCCTTATGGGAGGGACGCACCTGA
- the rpsP gene encoding 30S ribosomal protein S16 — MAVKIKLKRLGKIRAPYYRIVVADSRTKRDGRAIEEIGKYHPKEEPSFIEVSSERVQYWLGVGAQPTEPVLAILKITGDWQKFKGEPGAEGTLRVAEPKPDKTEVFQAAVKETMGETEGKATSPKSKKAAPKKAKKDEAKVEEKPAEDAAEAKSEA, encoded by the coding sequence GTGGCAGTCAAGATCAAGCTCAAGCGTCTGGGGAAGATCCGGGCACCGTACTACCGGATCGTCGTAGCCGACTCCCGCACCAAGCGCGACGGTCGCGCCATCGAGGAGATCGGCAAGTACCACCCGAAGGAGGAGCCCTCGTTCATCGAGGTCAGCTCCGAGCGGGTGCAGTACTGGCTGGGCGTCGGCGCCCAGCCGACCGAGCCCGTCCTGGCCATCCTCAAGATCACCGGCGACTGGCAGAAGTTCAAGGGCGAGCCGGGTGCCGAGGGCACGCTGAGGGTCGCCGAGCCGAAGCCTGACAAGACCGAGGTCTTCCAGGCCGCCGTCAAGGAGACCATGGGCGAGACCGAGGGCAAGGCGACCTCGCCGAAGTCCAAGAAGGCCGCTCCGAAGAAGGCCAAGAAGGACGAGGCGAAGGTAGAGGAGAAGCCGGCCGAGGACGCCGCCGAAGCCAAGAGCGAGGCGTAG
- the lepB gene encoding signal peptidase I, giving the protein MSDDDQGLREPAPTSGETRHDMTRSGGARDDGSLIGDDRSNDDEGSGDKPPKKKQGSFWKELPILVGVALALAMVIKAFAVQAFYIPSQSMENTLKVGDRVLVNKIVYHTRDIKRGDVVVFNGLDSWDPEVQYPQPKNPVSKLLHAIGSAFGVVPGEKDYIKRVIGVPGDRVSCCDAQGHVMVNGHPLTETPYIYTDPQTGEQNRPSDSKFKITVPPGHLWVMGDHREVSYDSRGHIGDPGGGTIPESRVIGRAFVVVWPLSRVKTLSIPSTFATPGLSLPNDALPGAPLALGLVGAVPVTLLRRRRRSRRTSTD; this is encoded by the coding sequence ATGAGCGACGACGATCAGGGCCTGCGCGAGCCCGCGCCCACTTCTGGTGAAACGCGCCACGACATGACTCGGTCCGGCGGCGCGCGGGACGACGGCTCCTTGATCGGAGACGATCGCTCCAACGATGATGAGGGGTCGGGGGACAAGCCCCCGAAGAAGAAGCAAGGCTCCTTCTGGAAAGAACTCCCCATCCTGGTCGGGGTGGCGCTGGCGCTGGCCATGGTCATCAAGGCCTTCGCCGTCCAGGCGTTCTACATCCCGTCACAGTCGATGGAGAACACCCTCAAGGTCGGCGACCGGGTCCTGGTCAACAAGATCGTCTACCACACGCGCGATATCAAGCGCGGTGACGTCGTCGTCTTCAACGGCCTCGACTCGTGGGACCCCGAGGTCCAGTACCCGCAGCCGAAGAACCCTGTCTCCAAGCTGCTGCACGCCATCGGGAGCGCGTTCGGTGTGGTGCCGGGGGAGAAGGACTACATCAAGCGCGTCATCGGCGTCCCGGGCGACCGCGTGTCCTGCTGCGACGCACAGGGCCACGTGATGGTCAACGGCCACCCGCTGACGGAGACGCCCTACATCTACACCGACCCGCAGACCGGCGAACAGAACCGCCCGTCGGACAGCAAGTTCAAAATCACCGTCCCGCCGGGCCACCTGTGGGTGATGGGCGACCACCGTGAGGTCTCGTACGACTCGCGCGGCCACATCGGCGACCCGGGCGGCGGCACGATCCCCGAGAGCCGGGTGATCGGCCGAGCCTTCGTGGTCGTCTGGCCGCTCTCGCGGGTCAAGACACTGTCGATCCCGTCCACTTTCGCCACCCCTGGCCTGTCCCTGCCGAACGACGCCCTGCCCGGCGCCCCACTGGCACTGGGCCTGGTGGGCGCGGTCCCGGTGACGCTGCTCCGCCGACGCCGCCGATCACGCCGCACGTCCACCGATTGA
- the trmD gene encoding tRNA (guanosine(37)-N1)-methyltransferase TrmD, whose product MKLDIVTIFPDYFAPLDVSLLGKARQRGDVDAHVHDLRGWAHDRHRTVDDTPYGGGPGMVMKPEPWGEALDAIVPPGSSARLVVPTPSGRPFTQELAGAYAAEPWLVFACGRYEGIDARVIEDARSRMPVDEVSIGDYVLAGGESAVLVMVEAVTRLLPGVLGNAGSAADDSFAPGRMEALLEGPVYTKPPDWRGRPVPPVLMSGNHGAIARWRRDEALRRTAAIRPELIARNALDDADRRTLSEAGFPIDGEHMAH is encoded by the coding sequence ATGAAACTCGACATCGTCACGATCTTCCCTGACTACTTCGCACCGCTCGACGTCTCGTTGCTGGGCAAGGCACGCCAGCGCGGCGACGTCGACGCACACGTGCACGACCTGCGCGGCTGGGCCCACGACCGGCACCGCACCGTCGACGACACCCCGTACGGCGGCGGCCCCGGCATGGTGATGAAGCCGGAACCCTGGGGGGAGGCGCTCGACGCGATCGTCCCGCCCGGCTCTTCGGCGCGGCTGGTCGTGCCGACGCCGAGCGGGCGCCCGTTCACCCAGGAACTGGCCGGCGCGTACGCGGCCGAGCCGTGGCTCGTGTTCGCCTGCGGCCGGTACGAAGGCATCGACGCCCGGGTGATCGAGGACGCGCGCTCACGGATGCCCGTCGACGAAGTGAGCATCGGCGACTACGTCCTGGCCGGGGGAGAGTCGGCGGTCCTGGTCATGGTCGAGGCGGTCACCCGGCTGCTGCCGGGCGTACTGGGCAACGCCGGTTCGGCCGCCGACGACTCTTTCGCGCCGGGCCGGATGGAGGCCCTTCTCGAGGGGCCGGTCTACACCAAGCCGCCGGACTGGCGCGGACGCCCGGTACCTCCGGTGCTGATGTCGGGCAACCACGGGGCGATCGCCAGGTGGCGGCGCGACGAGGCACTCCGCCGTACGGCGGCGATCCGGCCCGAGCTCATCGCCCGGAATGCCCTGGACGACGCTGATCGGCGTACGCTGTCAGAGGCCGGTTTTCCGATCGACGGCGAACATATGGCACACTGA
- a CDS encoding YraN family protein produces MRAKDVLGRLGEEAAARHLAGLGWTIIDRNWRCPEGELDIVARDGASLVVCEVKTRSGLVYGAPVEAVTPAKAARLRRLAARWVAMRGIAYSPVRIDAIGLVSEGGGRFSIDHLRGVC; encoded by the coding sequence ATGCGCGCGAAGGACGTGCTTGGAAGGCTTGGCGAGGAAGCGGCCGCGAGGCATCTGGCCGGGCTCGGGTGGACGATCATCGACCGCAACTGGCGCTGCCCGGAAGGCGAGCTCGACATCGTGGCCCGCGATGGGGCCAGTCTCGTGGTGTGCGAGGTGAAGACCCGCTCCGGCCTCGTCTACGGCGCTCCCGTGGAGGCCGTCACGCCGGCCAAGGCGGCGCGGCTCCGCCGGCTCGCCGCTCGATGGGTGGCGATGCGCGGCATCGCGTACTCGCCCGTCCGCATCGATGCCATCGGGCTCGTGTCCGAGGGCGGCGGGCGGTTCAGCATCGACCACCTGAGGGGAGTGTGCTGA